The following proteins come from a genomic window of Triticum aestivum cultivar Chinese Spring chromosome 6A, IWGSC CS RefSeq v2.1, whole genome shotgun sequence:
- the LOC123127464 gene encoding U1 small nuclear ribonucleoprotein C-1, with the protein MPRYYCDYCDTYLTHDSPSVRKQHNAGYKHKANVRNYYQQFEEQQTQSLIDQRIKEHLGQAAAFQVGAPFNQHLLQYPGNMPRPRLPILPTPMMQHGYPQHQQPGGPFARPPILPVPGAPGYPGAPTMPQHGGPPGSMPMQVAPPPRPPTLPPPTFGAPGAPMSNNASPPGPPPMYQPNQPPTAGSTSGAPPLAPAAPPQAAFSYAQSNEGNH; encoded by the exons ATGCCTCG GTATTATTGCGATTACTGCGACACTTATCTGACCCATGACTCG CCATCTGTCCGTAAGCAACACAATGCTGGATATAAACACAAG GCAAATGTTCGTAACTACTATCAGCAATTCGAGGAGCAGCAAACTCAAAGTTTGATTGATCAAAGGATAAAGGAACACCTGGGACAAGCTGCAGCGTTCCAAGTTGGCGCTCCTTTCAACCAACATCTTCTTCAATATCCAGGAAAtatgccccgtccccgtcttccgATTCTGCCCACACCCATGATGCAACATGGTTATCCTCAACATCAACAACCTGGTGGGCCATTTGCAAGGCCTCCTATTTTACCAGTTCCTGGGGCTCCAG GTTATCCTGGTGCTCCAACCATGCCGCAGCACGGGGGCCCTCCTGGTTCAATGCCTATGCAGGTGGCACCTCCCCCAAGGCCTCCGACACTACCACCTCCAACATTTGGGGCCCCAGGTGCACCCATGTCCAACAACGCATCACCTCCAGGTCCTCCACCGATGTATCAACCAAATCAACCACCAACTGCAGGCTCAACTTCTGGCGCTCCACCCCTGGCCCCAGCGGCCCCTCCACAGGCTGCATTCTCCTATGCACAATCGAATGAAGGCAACCACTGA